Sequence from the Sphingobacteriaceae bacterium GW460-11-11-14-LB5 genome:
ATAAACCAATAAACCACAACATGAAAAAAATCACCTTTTTATTATGTGCGATATGCCTAATCAGCATCAGCGCATACAGCCAGATTTTAAAACCCGTAACCTGGAGTTACGCCGCAAAAAGAACAAGCGCTACTACGGCCACTCTATTTATAAAAGCTACTGTAGACCAGGGCTGGCACCTCTATTCGCAATTTGTTAAGGATGGTGGTCCGGTTAAAACAACCTTTACCTTTCCATCATCGGGTACTTATAGCTTAGTTGGGTACACAACCGAACCAAAAGCAGTTACCAAGTACGAATCTACCTTTAAAATGGATGTGAGTTATTTCGAAAAATCGGTAATATTCCAGCAAAAGGTCAAGTTAAAAGGCAAAACCGCGACTGTTAAAGGTAGC
This genomic interval carries:
- a CDS encoding sugar transporter; the protein is MKKITFLLCAICLISISAYSQILKPVTWSYAAKRTSATTATLFIKATVDQGWHLYSQFVKDGGPVKTTFTFPSSGTYSLVGYTTEPKAVTKYESTFKMDVSYFEKSVIFQQKVKLKGKTATVKGSVEFMVCDDKQCLPPEQVDFSIPVK